The following proteins come from a genomic window of Nicotiana tomentosiformis chromosome 12, ASM39032v3, whole genome shotgun sequence:
- the LOC117273217 gene encoding uncharacterized protein, producing MNRAVEVSNKNIKRILRKIVDNQWQWHEKLSFALLGYQTTMRTFTGETSYMLVYGTEAVIPAEVEILSLRVIQETKLDDAEWIQVMQEQIILIDEKRMDAIYHSQLDQNRMASAFNKNVKPRQFTSG from the coding sequence ATGAATAGGGCAGTTGAAGTatccaacaagaacatcaaaaggattctgcgaaagatagtggacaatcaatGGCAATGGCATGAGAAGTTATCCTTTGCCTTACTGGGTTATCAAACCACCATGAGAACATTCACTGGGGAAACTtcatacatgttggtatatggcacTGAAGCTGTGATACCCGCAGAGGTTGAGATACTATCTTTAAGAGTCATCCAAGAAACCAAGTTAGAcgatgcagaatggatacagGTCATGCAGGAGCAAATCATTCTCATTGACGAGAAGAGAATGGACGCAATATATCATAGTCAGCTGGATCAAAATAggatggccagtgcatttaacaaaAATGTGAAACCTCGCCAGTTTACATCGGGCTAA